The Candidatus Bathyarchaeota archaeon genome includes a window with the following:
- a CDS encoding ABC transporter ATP-binding protein: protein MREWEGIDSPNRGRGLPLLEFKNVSKSFFAEGKNIEAIRNVTFSVKEDEFCCLVGPSGCGKSTLLRMVAGIDRPTEGEILFHGEPISQPNPKISMIFQTFALFPWKTVLENVEIGLDARGFPKDPRKRRELSLKYIELVGLEGFEKSYPRELSGGMRQRVGIARALVVEPEVLLMDEPFSSLDAMTAETLRKEVLRLWEDPNLPIKTCLMVTHNVLEAVYMADRVIVMSPRPGTVIDDLKIDIPRPRNLKDPAFFEVHDKIISLISKYTFHPLE from the coding sequence ATGAGAGAATGGGAAGGTATAGATTCGCCTAATCGGGGGAGAGGCTTGCCACTTTTGGAATTCAAAAACGTCTCCAAATCGTTCTTCGCAGAAGGGAAAAACATCGAGGCCATTAGGAATGTAACGTTTAGTGTCAAAGAAGATGAATTCTGTTGCCTTGTCGGTCCATCTGGCTGTGGCAAGTCAACCCTCCTTAGAATGGTTGCAGGGATCGATAGGCCTACAGAAGGGGAAATTTTATTCCATGGAGAACCAATTTCTCAACCTAACCCAAAGATCAGTATGATATTTCAAACCTTTGCACTGTTTCCATGGAAGACTGTCTTAGAAAATGTGGAGATTGGATTAGACGCCCGAGGGTTTCCAAAAGACCCGAGGAAGCGTCGTGAGTTGTCGTTAAAGTATATAGAGCTAGTTGGGTTGGAGGGTTTCGAAAAAAGCTATCCCAGAGAGTTATCTGGGGGAATGCGGCAGCGGGTTGGAATCGCACGTGCCCTTGTAGTTGAACCAGAAGTTCTTCTTATGGACGAGCCGTTTTCATCCCTAGACGCCATGACAGCTGAAACACTCCGGAAAGAAGTATTACGGTTATGGGAGGACCCAAATCTCCCAATAAAGACATGTTTAATGGTAACCCATAATGTACTAGAAGCAGTTTATATGGCTGATAGAGTTATTGTAATGTCGCCGAGACCTGGGACGGTGATCGATGATTTAAAAATTGACATTCCCCGCCCTAGAAACCTCAAGGACCCAGCATTTTTTGAGGTTCACGACAAAATCATTTCGCTAATCAGCAAATACACATTTCATCCCCTGGAGTAA
- a CDS encoding ABC transporter permease subunit, with product MSDSKLGNGWHSSPIGSFRKLNVHWRWPHLRPARRDIRPKHHRLWYILAGILVLIFLTIIVAIGLSPRVGAVIIPSLLDAIKAIQTHPEAYSLPYYAARSILRLTLAYFISLGLALLLSLIATHSKTLEHILVPIFDIMQSIPALAFFPIIVIYLIGIFHGSFLGLELASIALAMTGMLWYLTFNIIGAILTIPKDIKEAAQVFGLHKLQYIRHVLLPAIYPGLISGSVQAWGGGWNALIVSEYVIYAGHVYKVPGLGSFLAIAAWEYGSTTLVVVTLITMSLTIIMLNLFIWHRLYERMGRYRFA from the coding sequence ATGAGTGACTCCAAGCTTGGGAACGGATGGCACTCTTCACCTATTGGATCATTCAGAAAGCTTAATGTACACTGGCGCTGGCCTCACCTACGCCCTGCACGAAGGGATATAAGGCCTAAGCATCATCGACTATGGTACATTCTCGCCGGCATTCTTGTTCTAATTTTTCTTACAATTATAGTCGCCATCGGTCTAAGCCCAAGGGTTGGAGCAGTGATTATCCCCTCACTATTGGACGCTATCAAAGCTATTCAAACTCACCCTGAAGCATATAGTCTCCCATACTACGCCGCGCGTTCGATATTACGCCTGACCCTCGCGTATTTTATCAGCCTTGGATTAGCTTTGTTGTTAAGCCTAATTGCAACCCACTCAAAAACATTGGAGCACATCCTCGTTCCAATTTTTGATATTATGCAATCAATACCTGCACTCGCTTTCTTCCCGATAATAGTAATTTACCTTATCGGAATTTTCCACGGAAGCTTCTTAGGACTCGAACTTGCATCCATTGCACTTGCCATGACCGGTATGCTATGGTACCTCACTTTCAACATTATCGGGGCTATTTTGACTATACCTAAAGATATTAAAGAGGCAGCTCAAGTTTTTGGCCTCCACAAACTTCAGTATATTCGACACGTACTTCTTCCCGCAATTTATCCAGGGCTAATAAGTGGAAGCGTACAAGCTTGGGGAGGGGGCTGGAACGCCTTAATCGTTTCAGAATATGTTATCTACGCTGGACATGTGTACAAGGTTCCTGGACTCGGATCTTTCCTTGCTATAGCTGCGTGGGAATATGGTAGCACAACCCTTGTCGTCGTTACATTAATTACTATGTCCTTAACTATTATCATGCTTAACCTGTTTATATGGCATAGACTTTATGAGAGAATGGGAAGGTATAGATTCGCCTAA
- a CDS encoding ABC transporter permease subunit translates to MVASWIKFLNPTVEGIGSTSERRPPRQSRLSTVVLIILFFIIVTALASYIWLKWIFIEITTSIAKYPDIWNIPYYVARTLLRMTVAYIFVLAFGLTYGIAAGMFRRLSHVLIPMLDILQSVPVLGYLPAAVIFFVETFHGSEIGLELASILLIFTGMAWAVAFGVISGVKTIPNDVIEAARVFGLRGFKYLRHIVFPAIYPSLIAGSILAWGGGWYFLIACEYIQYGDRTYWLPGIGAFLDKAAYVYGDETLAIFGLIVLASVIAVINRLVWHPLMEHSEKYKYE, encoded by the coding sequence ATGGTTGCAAGTTGGATTAAGTTCTTAAACCCTACCGTAGAAGGGATTGGCAGTACGTCGGAGCGTAGACCGCCGCGACAGTCTCGCCTCAGCACAGTTGTCCTGATTATCTTATTTTTCATTATTGTAACCGCACTTGCATCTTACATTTGGCTTAAGTGGATATTCATTGAGATTACCACTAGCATTGCGAAGTACCCGGACATCTGGAATATTCCATATTATGTTGCCCGTACATTACTCAGGATGACCGTGGCGTACATATTTGTTTTAGCTTTTGGATTAACCTACGGAATTGCTGCCGGCATGTTTAGAAGGCTTTCCCACGTGTTGATACCAATGCTTGACATTCTTCAGTCTGTCCCTGTTTTGGGCTATTTGCCTGCAGCTGTAATTTTTTTCGTTGAAACGTTTCATGGCAGTGAGATCGGGCTTGAACTAGCCTCAATTCTTTTAATCTTTACCGGCATGGCTTGGGCGGTAGCATTTGGCGTTATCAGCGGGGTTAAAACTATTCCCAACGACGTAATAGAAGCAGCTCGAGTTTTTGGACTCCGCGGCTTTAAGTATCTCCGCCACATCGTGTTTCCAGCCATTTACCCGTCGCTCATCGCTGGTAGTATCTTAGCGTGGGGTGGTGGCTGGTATTTCCTAATTGCCTGCGAATACATTCAATATGGAGATAGGACATACTGGTTGCCTGGCATTGGAGCCTTTCTAGATAAGGCTGCATATGTCTACGGAGATGAAACCCTTGCCATTTTTGGCCTGATCGTTTTGGCGAGCGTTATAGCAGTGATCAATCGGCTGGTTTGGCATCCTTTGATGGAACATTCGGAGAAGTACAAGTATGAGTGA